Proteins encoded within one genomic window of Cytophagales bacterium:
- a CDS encoding sulfotransferase has protein sequence MRKPNLFVVGMPRSGTTSLYGYLKQHPEIYTSVLKEPNFFCHEYFDHPSVVDNIQLYEQIFDQAGDAKYFGEGSVWYLYFRSAAKKLKEYNAQSKSIILLRHPTEMIISLHSLYLRTGNESVANLEEALQLESKRRKNECLPASCYFPSGLNYTSIGSYYEKLEFYLDLFPRENIHVVLFDNLISDTKEELKKIFAFLDVRQDVTIETDPKNVTRVLRDKVITQLRTAPKEISQKMRYKMGHHHMGNKKGIVSDAVRDYMDHYFIDDLQKTEKLLGLPSKLLCRKSS, from the coding sequence TTGAGAAAGCCAAACCTTTTCGTAGTGGGGATGCCAAGGTCCGGTACCACCTCACTTTACGGATATTTGAAACAGCATCCGGAGATTTACACGTCTGTTTTAAAAGAGCCCAATTTTTTCTGTCATGAATACTTTGATCATCCGTCTGTGGTTGACAATATTCAGTTGTATGAGCAAATTTTCGATCAGGCTGGTGATGCTAAGTATTTTGGAGAAGGGTCGGTTTGGTATTTGTATTTTCGATCGGCTGCCAAAAAACTTAAGGAGTACAACGCTCAATCAAAATCGATTATACTGCTGCGTCACCCTACGGAAATGATCATTTCGTTGCATTCCTTATATCTAAGAACCGGTAATGAAAGTGTGGCAAACCTGGAAGAGGCACTGCAACTGGAGTCTAAGCGAAGAAAAAACGAGTGCCTTCCGGCTTCGTGCTATTTTCCGTCTGGATTAAACTATACCTCGATTGGCTCTTACTATGAAAAATTGGAATTCTACCTTGATCTGTTCCCAAGGGAGAATATTCATGTTGTTCTGTTCGACAACTTGATCAGTGATACGAAAGAGGAACTTAAGAAAATATTCGCTTTTCTGGACGTTCGACAAGATGTTACTATTGAAACAGATCCAAAGAATGTTACAAGAGTGCTGCGAGATAAAGTGATAACTCAGTTGCGTACGGCCCCGAAGGAAATAAGTCAGAAAATGAGATACAAAATGGGGCATCATCATATGGGTAACAAAAAAGGCATTGTCTCAGATGCTGTTAGGGATTATATGGATCATTATTTTATTGATGACCTTCAAAAGACGGAAAAGTTGTTGGGCCTTCCGTCGAAATTATTGTGTCGAAAATCAAGTTAG
- a CDS encoding AMP-binding protein, translating into MNLIHELQGQWRHNDNCIKNEFITIRYSQLGNYFEELDGLVDLRDIPSNACFRLYFQNSPVDVLVLMYLLSKNVNVFISGKEESPTFCSHSIAIDQKRLKESDWSLNDVVQLSELNIKDYPLKQNQCVIVETSGSTGSSKFVLFSKTNFLYNSKHVLSRINILNQDNVFISVPCYHMYGLGAALLPSLIAGASIHMLGNYNIIKYTEYSRAFEPTIVFQAPSMINMLTELSGAAQKYKLSIVAGDKTDKSRWVAYEEKFGMLINLYGSTELGVIATSIVTDEPALKHDGYLSFLDTVEPQWKPLDEDKFLLEIKHPYSFDTYMDSLGMPIQIESKSPSKDGWFPSNDVCARKGSNRFLLLDRYDNTVNRNGKLISFNEIERKVEHGIEAVQKSIVIAGDRNSIRGRELVLFYQMKDGENVDLDVRKACFKLMNRDYVPDVAICLTEFPKLPNGKINRMKLKEELSSR; encoded by the coding sequence ATGAATTTGATACACGAATTACAAGGACAGTGGCGTCATAATGATAATTGTATTAAAAATGAGTTTATTACCATCAGATACAGTCAGTTAGGCAACTATTTTGAGGAACTTGATGGGTTAGTTGATTTAAGAGACATTCCTTCTAATGCTTGTTTCCGTCTTTATTTCCAAAATAGCCCGGTAGATGTGCTAGTGCTGATGTACTTACTTTCTAAAAACGTAAATGTTTTTATATCTGGAAAAGAAGAAAGCCCCACGTTTTGCAGTCATTCTATAGCGATTGACCAAAAGAGATTGAAGGAATCGGATTGGTCGCTGAATGATGTCGTTCAACTTAGCGAACTAAATATCAAGGATTATCCACTCAAACAGAACCAATGTGTAATAGTAGAAACTTCAGGAAGTACGGGTTCATCTAAGTTCGTTTTGTTCTCAAAAACGAACTTTTTATACAATTCTAAACATGTACTGAGTCGAATCAATATTTTGAACCAGGATAATGTTTTCATTAGTGTGCCCTGCTATCATATGTACGGTCTGGGGGCGGCATTACTGCCAAGTCTTATCGCTGGTGCTTCCATTCACATGCTGGGAAACTATAACATCATAAAGTATACTGAATATAGTAGAGCTTTTGAGCCGACAATTGTATTTCAGGCACCTTCTATGATTAATATGCTGACTGAACTCTCCGGGGCTGCTCAAAAATATAAATTATCAATCGTTGCAGGAGATAAAACAGACAAGTCTCGATGGGTAGCGTATGAAGAAAAATTTGGTATGTTAATCAACCTCTATGGCAGTACCGAATTGGGAGTCATTGCAACGTCAATTGTAACTGATGAGCCGGCATTGAAGCACGATGGTTACTTAAGTTTTCTTGACACAGTCGAACCTCAATGGAAGCCACTTGATGAAGATAAATTCCTGTTAGAAATAAAACATCCCTACAGCTTTGATACTTACATGGATTCACTAGGCATGCCAATTCAGATTGAGTCCAAATCGCCGAGCAAGGATGGGTGGTTCCCCTCAAATGATGTTTGTGCTCGAAAGGGGTCGAATAGATTTCTTTTGTTGGATAGATATGATAATACCGTAAATAGAAATGGCAAACTGATCTCATTCAATGAAATCGAACGTAAAGTTGAGCATGGAATCGAAGCAGTGCAAAAATCAATAGTCATCGCAGGAGACAGGAACTCAATCAGAGGGAGAGAACTCGTACTTTTTTATCAGATGAAAGATGGAGAAAATGTTGATCTGGATGTGAGAAAGGCTTGTTTCAAATTGATGAATAGAGATTACGTACCCGATGTTGCCATCTGTTTAACCGAATTCCCCAAGTTACCTAATGGAAAAATCAACCGAATGAAGTTGAAGGAAGAACTTTCTAGTCGATGA
- a CDS encoding FtsX-like permease family protein: MVILKNYLMTFLRQIKKNQLTTFLNVAGLLIGLTSSLFLLYYSFYERSFDRFHKDKSQVYRVIADNYKNGALTLSVACSPAPIGPAIQDEIPEVINYSNIGKIVQATIRHEDKVIFDDNMIYSDASLFELFSFEFLNGSDTSALGKPNTIFLSESMSKRIFGDEDPMNKVIVVSDKFSSNKNYEVKGIFYDLPGNTYFNFSAVASFENQLDQMRLRNNWWPHFTHTYVKVNETAVKSEVERKINDTALKYLSATFEKRNMVYKYSLQPIEDMYLYSDLLYEFGKNGDGDTVRNMFGVVILILIITFINFLNIQASQILGRVKEVVVRKSLGANRSLLARQIIFENTMIVLPIVAFSVLLFLLLRAPINNVLGSEIYFTAEFFIAAFLIVLVFSIFPALFLTGIVQSIKPALFLKGRGNMVNERKIKPLKNIFLVFQFAATFYLLIYAISVNQQITYSSERDLGIDIENTLVINKPPQTSRSDSSFNRRYNTFFDKLKSQPGISHLAYSSRLPGEDIPNRRRYRKSGEDESKQQYLSTLDIDQNYIFNYNHKVIAGEVLPNLNLATSKKIVLNERGVELLNFASPEAAVGRRLLVKNDEIEIIAVIENYHQQSVKVDFIPTAFMLSKTPQQNLSFKYNEADFEYLVGEIASIWNRLLPNFPFEYRVLSDQYALQYSNEFLLKYLIFSLSIIFIVMTFLGISGILFTDMINRRNEIGLRKILGSTLSLLILAYVRRYLKLVLASILIAIPGSYFFVRNWLETYAFRIDFPWILMYIPTFFLLAMVVIVVSLYVNKVSNTNPEKAVRA; the protein is encoded by the coding sequence ATGGTTATTTTAAAAAATTACCTAATGACATTCTTGAGGCAAATCAAGAAAAATCAACTAACTACATTTCTAAATGTAGCTGGTTTATTAATAGGGTTAACCTCAAGCCTGTTTTTGCTATATTATTCTTTTTATGAAAGGAGCTTTGACCGTTTTCACAAAGACAAATCTCAGGTATATAGAGTCATCGCTGACAACTATAAAAATGGCGCGCTTACATTGTCGGTAGCATGCTCACCAGCACCGATAGGGCCGGCTATTCAGGACGAAATTCCAGAAGTAATCAACTATTCAAATATAGGCAAGATCGTCCAGGCAACGATCAGACATGAAGACAAGGTCATATTTGATGATAATATGATTTATTCTGACGCTTCTTTGTTTGAGCTTTTTTCATTCGAGTTTTTGAACGGATCAGATACATCGGCCCTGGGGAAACCGAACACCATATTTCTTTCGGAATCTATGTCGAAAAGAATCTTTGGTGATGAAGACCCTATGAACAAGGTAATTGTTGTTTCCGATAAATTCTCTTCAAATAAAAATTATGAAGTAAAAGGAATTTTTTACGATTTACCAGGAAATACGTATTTCAACTTTAGTGCGGTAGCAAGTTTTGAGAATCAGCTTGATCAAATGCGCCTTAGGAATAATTGGTGGCCACATTTCACGCATACATATGTCAAAGTAAATGAGACTGCTGTTAAAAGTGAGGTAGAGAGAAAAATAAATGATACTGCTCTAAAGTACTTGTCAGCTACCTTCGAAAAAAGAAACATGGTTTATAAGTATTCTCTTCAGCCAATTGAAGACATGTACTTGTACTCTGATCTACTGTATGAATTCGGTAAAAATGGAGACGGTGATACCGTACGAAACATGTTTGGGGTCGTGATTCTGATCCTGATTATCACATTTATCAATTTTCTCAATATCCAGGCATCACAAATATTAGGCAGAGTCAAAGAAGTAGTAGTAAGAAAATCACTGGGAGCAAATAGATCATTGCTTGCCAGGCAGATTATATTCGAGAATACGATGATTGTTTTACCGATCGTCGCATTTTCAGTTCTATTGTTTCTTCTTTTAAGAGCCCCAATAAACAATGTATTGGGTTCCGAAATTTACTTTACAGCGGAGTTTTTTATTGCAGCATTCCTTATTGTCCTAGTTTTTTCCATTTTCCCAGCTTTATTTCTTACTGGGATTGTACAGTCGATCAAGCCTGCTCTTTTTCTGAAAGGACGAGGAAATATGGTGAATGAAAGGAAAATTAAACCACTCAAAAATATATTTCTCGTCTTTCAGTTTGCAGCCACATTTTACCTTTTGATCTATGCGATCTCTGTTAATCAGCAAATTACCTACTCCTCTGAAAGGGATCTTGGTATAGATATTGAAAATACCCTGGTCATTAATAAACCCCCACAAACTTCTCGTTCAGATTCATCGTTCAATCGACGCTACAACACATTTTTCGATAAATTGAAAAGCCAACCAGGTATTAGTCATTTGGCCTATTCTTCTCGATTACCCGGTGAAGATATACCTAACCGTCGTAGGTACAGAAAAAGTGGAGAAGATGAAAGTAAACAACAATATCTGTCTACTTTGGATATAGATCAAAATTATATTTTCAATTACAACCACAAGGTTATTGCCGGAGAGGTTTTACCGAATCTGAACCTGGCAACTTCAAAAAAAATAGTACTGAATGAAAGAGGAGTTGAACTTCTAAACTTTGCGAGCCCGGAAGCAGCAGTGGGTCGTCGTTTGCTGGTAAAAAATGATGAAATAGAGATAATCGCTGTTATTGAGAACTATCATCAACAGTCTGTCAAAGTAGATTTCATACCAACCGCCTTTATGCTTTCAAAAACACCTCAGCAGAATCTTTCTTTTAAGTATAATGAAGCAGATTTTGAATATTTAGTGGGAGAAATAGCGTCTATTTGGAACAGACTGTTACCTAATTTCCCGTTTGAATATAGGGTGTTATCGGACCAATATGCTTTGCAGTATTCCAACGAATTTTTACTCAAATACTTAATTTTCTCACTTTCTATCATATTCATCGTAATGACTTTCCTTGGCATTTCTGGAATATTATTTACAGATATGATAAATCGAAGAAATGAAATTGGTTTAAGGAAAATATTGGGGTCCACACTTAGCTTATTGATTCTGGCCTATGTTAGAAGATATTTGAAATTGGTGCTAGCGTCTATTTTAATTGCGATACCTGGGTCTTATTTTTTTGTTAGAAATTGGCTGGAAACATATGCATTTAGAATTGACTTCCCCTGGATTTTGATGTACATACCTACTTTCTTTTTATTGGCTATGGTAGTAATCGTGGTGAGCCTTTATGTAAACAAAGTTTCCAATACCAACCCTGAAAAAGCTGTCAGAGCTTAA